The nucleotide window CTGGTCCAGCTCGGCCCGCTCGCCATCCGCTGGTATGCCCTTGCCTATATCGCCGGCCTCGTCCTCGGCTGGTTGCTGGCGCGGGCGCTGGTGGCGCGCCCTGCCTTGTGGGGCGGCACCTCGCCCATGACGCCGCAGGACCTCGACGACGCTTTGTTCTGGGCGACGCTCGGCGTCATCCTGGGCGGGCGGCTTGGCTATGTGCTGTTCTACAACCCGGCCTATTTCGCCGCGAACCCGCAGGACATCGTGGCGGTGTGGAAGGGCGGTATGTCCTTTCACGGCGGGCTTGCCGGCACGCTGGTGGCCCTCGTCATGTTCGCCCGGTCGCGCGGTATCCGGGTCATGTCGCTGCTGGACGTGTCCGGCGTGGTGGCGCCCCTCGGCCTGTTCTTCGGCCGCCTTGCCAATTTCATCAATGGCGAGCTGTGGGGCCGGCCGGCGGACGTGCCGTGGGCCATCGTCTTCCCCCATGGCGGGCCCGAACCGCGCCATCCCAGCCAGCTTTACGAGGCGGCGCTGGAAGGCATCGTGCTGTTCCTCATCATGCTTCTCGTGGTGCGCCTCGGCGGGCTGAAGCGGCCGGGGGTGGCCGCCGGCATCTTCGGCATCGGCTACGGCGTTTCCCGCATCATCGGTGAGTTCTTCCGCGAGCCGGACGTGCAACTCGGCTACCTCGCCTTCGGCACCACCATGGGCATGTGGCTGTCGGTGCCGCTGGTCGTCGCCGGCGCCGGCCTTCTGCTCTACGCCCTGAAGCGCAAGCCGGCCGCGTGACCACGCCCCTTTCCAAGGAGATCTCCGCCCTCATCGCCGCCGAGGGGCCGATGCCGCTCAGCCGCTACATGGCCCTGTGCCTCGGCCATCCCCGCCACGGCTATTACATGACGCGCGATCCCCTCGGCGCGCGGGGCGATTTCACCACCGCCCCCGAGATCAGCCAGATGTTCGGGGAATTGCTGGGCCTGTGGGCGGTGGCCCAGTGGCAGGCCATGGGATCGCCCCCCGCTTTCCGGCTGGTGGAGCTTGGCCCCGGCCGCGGCACCCTGATGGCCGATGCCCTGCGCGCGGCCCGGCTGGTGCCGGATTTCGGCGCGGCGGCGCGCATCCATCTGGTGGAGACGAGCCCGGTGCTGCGGGCGGCGCAGGCGCGCACGCTGGCCGCCCATGCGGACCGTGTATCCTGGCACGACCGCGTGGAGGAGGTGCCGGACGGCCCGGCGCTGGTGCTTGCGAATGAGTTCTTCGACGCCCTGCCCATCGACCAATATGTCTTCCACGCCGGCCATTGGCATGAGCGGCGGGTGGGCCTTGATGATGGAGGCCGGCTCGTCCTCGGCCTTGATCCCGCCCCGTCGCGGGCCGCTCCCGCCTTCGCCGCCCATCTGCCGCCGCCCGCCGAGGGGGTGGTGCTGGAGCATCTGGAGAGCGGCCCGGCGCGGGCGCTGTCCGAGCGGCTGAAGACGCAGGGCGGGGCGGCGCTCATCATCGATTACGGCCATGCCGGCGGCTATGGCGACACCTTCCAGGCACTGGAGCAGCATCGCTTCGCCGATCCCCTGGCGGCGCCGGGGAACGCCGACCTCACCGCCCATGTGGATTTTTCGGCGCTGGCCCGCATCGGCCGCGCGGCGGGGCTGCGCGCCTTCGGGCCGCTGGAGCAGGGGGCGTTCCTGGCCCGCCTGGGTCTGGCCCAGCGCGCCGAGCGGCTGAAGCGCGATGCGACGGACGAGCTCCGCGCCGGCGTGGATGCGGCCGCGCGCCGGCTGGCGGGGGACGGGGCAGGGGAGATGGGGCGTCTGTTCAAGGTGCTCGTCCTCGCCCATCCTGAAATCGGGCTGCCGCCCGCGTTCGATTCGACCGAGGAATGGGTGCGATGAGGTGTGCGTCATGAAGATCGAGGCCCCCTCGCTCAAGGCCCTGCCCGGCATCCGCCACGCCTTCTTCACCCGGCAGGGCGGGGTCTCGACCGGCCTTTATGCGAGCCTCAACGGCGGCATGGGCTCCAATGACGATCCGGCCGCCGTGGCGCAGAACCGCGCCCGCATGGCGCAGGAGATCGGCATCGCGCCGGAAGCGCTGCTGGCCCTGTGGCAGGTGCATTCGGCCGATCCGGTACTGGCCACCCAGCCCTGGACCCGCGAGGACGCGCCCAAGGCCGACGCCATAGTCACCACCACGGCGGGCCTCGGCGCGGCGGTGGCGGTGGCCGATTGCGGCCCGATCCTGTTCGCCGATCCCGATGCCCGCGTGGTGGCCGCCGCCCATTCCGGCTGGAAGGGCGCGGTCTCGGGCATCATCGGCGCCACGGTGGCGCTGATGGAGCAGCAGGGGGCGAGGCGGGGCAACATCCGCGCCGTCATTGGCCCGCTCATCCGCCAGCCGAGCTACGAGGTGGGGGAGGATTTCGTTGCCCGCCTGCTTGCCGAGGACAAGGGCTTCGCCCGTTTCTTCGCGCCGGCGGACCGGGCCCACCATGCCTTGTTCGACCTACCGGGCTTCATCCGCCTGCGGCTGGAGCAGGCGGGCGTGGGCTTCATCGAGGATCTCGGCATTGATACCTATGCGGACGAGGCCCGCTTCTTCTCCTATCGCCGCACCACCCACCACAAGGAAGCTGATTACGGCCGGCTGATCGCCGCCATCACCCTCGCCTGAAACCGCCGCCTGACCCTGCCCGGACTGACCGCATGCGCTCCACCGATGCCACCCTTCTCATCGTGCCCGGCTGGCAGGGCTCCGGCCCCGACCACTGGCAGAGCCGGTGGGAGCGCAGCCTGTCCTCCGCCCGCCGGGTGGAGCAGGCGAACTGGGACCGGCCCGACCGGGAGGACTGGCCGCGCCGCCTCGCCGCGGCGGTTGCGGCGGCTGACAAGCCGGTGGTGGTGGTCGCCCATTCCCTCGGCGTGCCCACCCTGCTCCATGCCGCGCCGCTTCTGCCGGTGGGAAAGGTGAGGGGCGCCTTCCTGGTGGCGCCTCCCGATCTTGATGTGGCCGAACTCGACCCGATGGTGGCGAACTTCGGCCCCATGCCGACGGCGCCGCTACCCTTTCCCTCCGTGCTGGTGGCGAGCCGCACCGACCCCTATTGCAGCTACGCGCGGGCGGAGGGGTTCGCCCTCGACTGGGGCTCCGCCCTCGTCGATGCGGGCGATGCCGGCCATATCAATGCGGACGCCGGCTACGGGCCATGGCCGGAAGGCTCCATGCGCCTGCTCGGCCTGCTCCAGTCGCTGAAATAAGGGCGGGGCGGCGATCTTTACCAAAGCTTAGAACTTTCTCGGTGCCTGGACGGGGCCCGTCCGGGGGGCGCCTTCCCTTGAGTTTGCTGGATTCCGCGCTTCCGTTAACCGCGGCTTAACCGTTTTTCTGGACCCGGCCCCCGTTTCCCGCTACGCCTTCGGTGACGCGACAAGCACCGGGAGCCACCATGCGGGGATACGAGGCAGAAGCCGTTCCGGAGGTGCGTGCGCACCGGCCGTTCGTCTTTTCCGCCAGCCGGTCCCGGACCCTGGCACGCGTTGCCGGCCTCTCCCTGTGCATCGCGCTGGGCGCCTGCCAGACCGACGGATCCGGCATGGCCTCCTCAGGCAATCGCGCCCTCGCCTTCGACACCATCGACGGCCCGCCCCCCGCCACCTTCGACAAGCTGGTGGGCCAGCTCTCCAGCGAGGCGCAGGACCGCAAGGTCGCCGTAGTGTCCCGCAGCACCAGTGCGGCTTATCGCGTGAAGGGTTACCTCGCCCTGCACGTGGACAAGGGCAAGGCCACCGTCTCCTACGCCTGGGACGTGTACGACCAGAACCAGACCCGCGTCGCCCGCGTCGCCGGCGAGGAGCCTGCCGGCAGGGTGAAGGGCGGCCTCGCCAACGGCTGGGCGGCCTGCGACGACGCGGTGCTTTCCCGCGTCGCCAACCGCTCCATGGCGAGCCTCGCCGAGACCCTCGGGGTCGGCGGCGCGCCGCAGGCGGTGTCCCAACCGGCGACGGCTGTCGCGGCTTCCGCTCCCGCCGAGGCTCCGGCTGCCGAGTCTCCCGCCGCCGAGCCGGCCCCGCGCGATCCCACGGGTGTGCCCGTCGCCGCGCTCTCTGCGCCTTCCGCAGCCCTGGCATACGCCGGCAACTGACACCGGCGCGCCACAGGCGGCCACATCGCCCGGAAATCCTTTTCCTCCAAGGCTGCGCAGGCCTGCCCCCGCCCTCGCGCGGCGGATTCCTGCCGATCCGGCACGGTACCGGCGCATTCGCCGATGCCTTGGGGCCTTTACAAGATTGTGACGGCCCGCCTATCAGAACGCCTCAAGCTTTCGATCAGCTCCCGGCCGGACCGGGGCGGAGCGACCCATGTCAGCGGAGAACGGTCCCATGAAGCTCGTCGCGGGCAACTCAAACCGCGCGCTCGCTGAAGCCATCGCCGCTTATCTCGCCACCCCGCTGACCAAGGCGGTGGTGCGACGCTTCGCGGACATGGAAATCTTCGTCGAGATCCAGGAAAACGTGCGCGGGCAGGATGTGTTCGTGGTGCAGTCCACGGCCTTTCCGGCGAACGACCGCCTGATGGAGCTGCTCATCATCATCGATGCGCTGCGGCGGGCCTCGTCCAAGCGCATCACGGCGGTGCTGCCCTATTTCGGCTACGCCCGGCAGGACCGCAAGCCCGGCCCGCGCACGCCGATCTCCGCCAAGCTGGTGGCCAACCTCATCACCCATGCCGGCGCCGACCGGGTGATGACGCTGGACCTGCATGCAGGCCAGATCCAGGGCTTCTTCGACATCCCCACCGACAATCTCTATTCGGCCCCGGTGATGGTGCGCGACATCAAGGAGCGGTTCGACCTCTCCAACGTCATGGTGGTTTCGCCGGACGTGGGCGGCGTGGTCCGCGCCCGGGCGCTGGCCAAGCGCATCGACGCCCAGCTCGCCATCGTCGACAAGCGCCGCGAGCGCCCCGGCGAGAGCGAGGTGATGAACGTCATCGGCAATGTGGAAGGCCGCTCCTGCATCCTGGTGGACGACATCGTCGATTCGGGTGGCACGCTGGTGAACGCGGCCGAGGCTCTGCTGGCCCGCGGCGCAAAGGAAGTGCACGCCTACATCACCCATGGCGTGCTGTCGGGCGGGGCAGTGGCGCGCATCACCGCGTCCAAGCTCAAGGAACTGGTGATCACCGATTCGATCCAGCCCACCGAGGCGGTGCGGGTGGCCCGCAACATCCGCGTGCTCTCCATCGCCACCCTCATCGGCGAGGCCATCGCCCGCACGGCCCACGAAGAATCGGTCTCCAGCCTGTTCGACTGAGGCGTGTTGCTGCGGTGGATGGGGCGGAATGTTGCGCGAAAGGGTTGCGGTCCCTTAAATGAAGCCCGACCAATCGGCGGGGCGGGGGCTCCAGTGCTCGGACTGAACCGACGCGGGACCGGCGCCCCGTGAAGGGTGGGATGGGCTCATGATCACCGACGTTCTCGCACGGGACACCACAGTGCAGCGGCTTGAGGCGCCCGAACATCCGGTGCCGGAGGCGGCCTCGTCCGCCTTGGCCGCCTATCCTGCCGACCTCAGCGGCGACTATTATGTCACCGTTCTGAAGAAGCTCGCCAAGACGCGCAGCGTGAAGCGCTATCTGGAGGTGGGGGTCAACAAAGGCAACTGCTTCTCCCAGATCGCCTGCGAGCGTGCCATCGGCGTCGACCCGGCGTTCGAGCTCAAGGAGAATGTGACGAACGGGAAAAAGGATGTGCGTCTCTTTCAGATGCCGAGCGATGCCTTTTTCGAAGAGGTGGACGTAAGGGCGGCTCTCGGCGGGCCTGTCGATCTGGCGTTTCTCGACGGTCTGCACCAGTTCGAATATCTCTTGCGCGATTTCTACAATACCGAGCGGTTGTGCGCGCCCAACTCTCTGATCGCGATGCACGACTGTTTGCCGGTCAGCGAAACCATGATGTCCCGATCAATCTCGGACACCATGCGGCTGAGCAAGGGGACGCGCCATGAGGGCTGGTGGACCGGCGACGTCTGGAAGGTCATCGCTATCCTGCGGAAGTTCCGGCCCGATCTCAGGATCGTCTGCCTCGACGCCGCCCCTACCGGCCTCGTCTTCGTGAGCAACCTTGATCCGGCCAACACTGCCCTGTCACGCGACTATTGCCGGATCGTCGACGAATTCGCGTCGGTTCCCAATACCCTTCAGGCAGTCTCGGAGGTCTATGAGACGCAGCCGATCCTGCCCACCTCGGCGATCCTCAACGGCTTCGACCACAGTCTCTATTTCCGCGCCTGAGACGGCTGTCGGTCCGCATCGTCGTAGGCCGGCATTGCGCTCTCGCCTTCCACCTCGCCACGGCGCTGCAGCCACAGC belongs to Xanthobacter autotrophicus Py2 and includes:
- a CDS encoding prolipoprotein diacylglyceryl transferase (PFAM: prolipoprotein diacylglyceryl transferase~KEGG: rpb:RPB_4164 prolipoprotein diacylglyceryl transferase), encoding MPTFALPFPAIDPVLVQLGPLAIRWYALAYIAGLVLGWLLARALVARPALWGGTSPMTPQDLDDALFWATLGVILGGRLGYVLFYNPAYFAANPQDIVAVWKGGMSFHGGLAGTLVALVMFARSRGIRVMSLLDVSGVVAPLGLFFGRLANFINGELWGRPADVPWAIVFPHGGPEPRHPSQLYEAALEGIVLFLIMLLVVRLGGLKRPGVAAGIFGIGYGVSRIIGEFFREPDVQLGYLAFGTTMGMWLSVPLVVAGAGLLLYALKRKPAA
- a CDS encoding protein of unknown function DUF185 (PFAM: protein of unknown function DUF185~KEGG: bja:blr7445 hypothetical protein) codes for the protein MTTPLSKEISALIAAEGPMPLSRYMALCLGHPRHGYYMTRDPLGARGDFTTAPEISQMFGELLGLWAVAQWQAMGSPPAFRLVELGPGRGTLMADALRAARLVPDFGAAARIHLVETSPVLRAAQARTLAAHADRVSWHDRVEEVPDGPALVLANEFFDALPIDQYVFHAGHWHERRVGLDDGGRLVLGLDPAPSRAAPAFAAHLPPPAEGVVLEHLESGPARALSERLKTQGGAALIIDYGHAGGYGDTFQALEQHRFADPLAAPGNADLTAHVDFSALARIGRAAGLRAFGPLEQGAFLARLGLAQRAERLKRDATDELRAGVDAAARRLAGDGAGEMGRLFKVLVLAHPEIGLPPAFDSTEEWVR
- a CDS encoding protein of unknown function DUF152 (PFAM: protein of unknown function DUF152~KEGG: rpa:RPA4360 DUF152), translating into MKIEAPSLKALPGIRHAFFTRQGGVSTGLYASLNGGMGSNDDPAAVAQNRARMAQEIGIAPEALLALWQVHSADPVLATQPWTREDAPKADAIVTTTAGLGAAVAVADCGPILFADPDARVVAAAHSGWKGAVSGIIGATVALMEQQGARRGNIRAVIGPLIRQPSYEVGEDFVARLLAEDKGFARFFAPADRAHHALFDLPGFIRLRLEQAGVGFIEDLGIDTYADEARFFSYRRTTHHKEADYGRLIAAITLA
- a CDS encoding protein of unknown function DUF1234 (PFAM: protein of unknown function DUF1234~KEGG: rle:RL2604 hypothetical protein), producing MRSTDATLLIVPGWQGSGPDHWQSRWERSLSSARRVEQANWDRPDREDWPRRLAAAVAAADKPVVVVAHSLGVPTLLHAAPLLPVGKVRGAFLVAPPDLDVAELDPMVANFGPMPTAPLPFPSVLVASRTDPYCSYARAEGFALDWGSALVDAGDAGHINADAGYGPWPEGSMRLLGLLQSLK
- a CDS encoding conserved hypothetical protein (KEGG: rpa:RPA4361 hypothetical protein), with the translated sequence MRGYEAEAVPEVRAHRPFVFSASRSRTLARVAGLSLCIALGACQTDGSGMASSGNRALAFDTIDGPPPATFDKLVGQLSSEAQDRKVAVVSRSTSAAYRVKGYLALHVDKGKATVSYAWDVYDQNQTRVARVAGEEPAGRVKGGLANGWAACDDAVLSRVANRSMASLAETLGVGGAPQAVSQPATAVAASAPAEAPAAESPAAEPAPRDPTGVPVAALSAPSAALAYAGN
- a CDS encoding ribose-phosphate pyrophosphokinase (TIGRFAM: ribose-phosphate pyrophosphokinase~PFAM: phosphoribosyltransferase~KEGG: rpc:RPC_1409 ribose-phosphate pyrophosphokinase); this translates as MSAENGPMKLVAGNSNRALAEAIAAYLATPLTKAVVRRFADMEIFVEIQENVRGQDVFVVQSTAFPANDRLMELLIIIDALRRASSKRITAVLPYFGYARQDRKPGPRTPISAKLVANLITHAGADRVMTLDLHAGQIQGFFDIPTDNLYSAPVMVRDIKERFDLSNVMVVSPDVGGVVRARALAKRIDAQLAIVDKRRERPGESEVMNVIGNVEGRSCILVDDIVDSGGTLVNAAEALLARGAKEVHAYITHGVLSGGAVARITASKLKELVITDSIQPTEAVRVARNIRVLSIATLIGEAIARTAHEESVSSLFD
- a CDS encoding conserved hypothetical protein (KEGG: acr:Acry_1650 hypothetical protein), whose protein sequence is MITDVLARDTTVQRLEAPEHPVPEAASSALAAYPADLSGDYYVTVLKKLAKTRSVKRYLEVGVNKGNCFSQIACERAIGVDPAFELKENVTNGKKDVRLFQMPSDAFFEEVDVRAALGGPVDLAFLDGLHQFEYLLRDFYNTERLCAPNSLIAMHDCLPVSETMMSRSISDTMRLSKGTRHEGWWTGDVWKVIAILRKFRPDLRIVCLDAAPTGLVFVSNLDPANTALSRDYCRIVDEFASVPNTLQAVSEVYETQPILPTSAILNGFDHSLYFRA